In a genomic window of Melanotaenia boesemani isolate fMelBoe1 chromosome 1, fMelBoe1.pri, whole genome shotgun sequence:
- the LOC121637959 gene encoding ras association domain-containing protein 7-like isoform X2: protein MELKVWVEGMVRVVCGLSQSTSCQDVVIALAQAIGQTGRYVLVMKIRENERHMLPADCPLQHLAQLGQLAAEVQFILRRTGPSLSEGPHKTIKEERPVLLRPPEPEPVKRLGLQKALSFNLGPSTCPKKAKSSRGWSPSPRASPEPRPSPSNSVNSIPSYPIKEEVFRQILQQQSILQDLEVQIEALEREAELLEKERLSAAISNPPPDLTEQLEELTQRLKQNEIELIYGDDWEEELQAEIKREQDMHRRLQQIQSSIDDQTHEISELQTRSAHQEQDLQHRSQRQNLPAETQQADEALRSLTQELHKRLQMGDQLDAALSETQWRLQTAEERERLERIGMLNKELRQCKLQQFIQQTGGTLQADQTKSLSIYDV from the exons ATGGAGCTAAAGGTGTGGGTGGAGGGCATGGTCAGAGTGGTTTGTGGTCTTTCACAAAGCACCTCCTGTCAGGACGTCGTCATCGCTCTTGCACAAGCGATCG GTCAGACGGGTCGTTATGTTCTCGTCATGAAGATACGAGAGAATGAGAGACACATGCTTCCTGCCGATTGTCCTCTGCAGCATCTGGCTCAGCTGGGACAGCTGGCTGCAGAGGTCCAGTTCATTCTACGGAGAACCGGACCCAGCCTCAGTGAGGGTCCTCATAAAACCATTAAAGAGGAACGTCCTGTCCTGCTGAGACCACCAGAACCGGAGCCAGTCAAACGCTTAGGTCTTCAAAAGGCCCTCAGCTTCAATTTGGGTCCTTCAACATGTCCTAAAAAGGCTAAGTCAAGCAGGGGCTGGTCTCCATCTCCGAGGGCATCTCCTGAACCCCGGCCATCTCCTTCCAACTCTGTGAATTCCATTCCCTCCTATCCCATAAAAGAGGAGGTGTTTAGGCAGAttctgcagcagcagagcaTCCTGCAGGACCTGGAAGTTCAGATTGAAGCTCTGGAGAGAGAAGCAGAGTTGTTGGAGAAGGAGAGGTTGTCAGCTGCCATTTCCAATCCACCCCCTGACCTCACAGAGCAGCTGGAGGAACTGACCCAGCGGCTGAAGCAGAACGAGATAGAACTGATATACGGAGATGACTGGGAGGAAGAGTTACAGGCAGAAATAAAACGAGAACAAG ACATGCACAGGCGTCTGCAGCAGATCCAGTCATCTATAGATGATCAAACTCATGAAATCAGCGAACTCCAAACCCGCTCTGCACATCAAGAGCAGGACTTGCAACACAGATCCCAGAGACAGAATCTACCGGCAGAGACTCAGCAGGCAGATGAAGCCCTGAGGTCCCTGACGCAAGAGCTCCACAAACGGCTGCAGATGGGAGACCAGCTGGATGCAGCGTTATCAGAGACGCAGTGGAGGCTGCAGACTGCAGAGGAAAGG GAGAGACTGGAGAGGATTGGGATGCTGAATAAGGAGCTGAGACAATGCAAACTGCAGCAGTTCATTCAGCAGACCGGCGGGACTCTACAAGCTGACCAGACAAAGTCACTGTCCATCTACGATGTTTAG
- the LOC121637959 gene encoding ras association domain-containing protein 7-like isoform X1: protein MELKVWVEGMVRVVCGLSQSTSCQDVVIALAQAIGQTGRYVLVMKIRENERHMLPADCPLQHLAQLGQLAAEVQFILRRTGPSLSEGPHKTIKEERPVLLRPPEPEPVKRLGLQKALSFNLGPSTCPKKAKSSRGWSPSPRASPEPRPSPSNSVNSIPSYPIKEEVFRQILQQQSILQDLEVQIEALEREAELLEKERLSAAISNPPPDLTEQLEELTQRLKQNEIELIYGDDWEEELQAEIKREQDMHRRLQQIQSSIDDQTHEISELQTRSAHQEQDLQHRSQRQNLPAETQQADEALRSLTQELHKRLQMGDQLDAALSETQWRLQTAEERVKERLERIGMLNKELRQCKLQQFIQQTGGTLQADQTKSLSIYDV, encoded by the exons ATGGAGCTAAAGGTGTGGGTGGAGGGCATGGTCAGAGTGGTTTGTGGTCTTTCACAAAGCACCTCCTGTCAGGACGTCGTCATCGCTCTTGCACAAGCGATCG GTCAGACGGGTCGTTATGTTCTCGTCATGAAGATACGAGAGAATGAGAGACACATGCTTCCTGCCGATTGTCCTCTGCAGCATCTGGCTCAGCTGGGACAGCTGGCTGCAGAGGTCCAGTTCATTCTACGGAGAACCGGACCCAGCCTCAGTGAGGGTCCTCATAAAACCATTAAAGAGGAACGTCCTGTCCTGCTGAGACCACCAGAACCGGAGCCAGTCAAACGCTTAGGTCTTCAAAAGGCCCTCAGCTTCAATTTGGGTCCTTCAACATGTCCTAAAAAGGCTAAGTCAAGCAGGGGCTGGTCTCCATCTCCGAGGGCATCTCCTGAACCCCGGCCATCTCCTTCCAACTCTGTGAATTCCATTCCCTCCTATCCCATAAAAGAGGAGGTGTTTAGGCAGAttctgcagcagcagagcaTCCTGCAGGACCTGGAAGTTCAGATTGAAGCTCTGGAGAGAGAAGCAGAGTTGTTGGAGAAGGAGAGGTTGTCAGCTGCCATTTCCAATCCACCCCCTGACCTCACAGAGCAGCTGGAGGAACTGACCCAGCGGCTGAAGCAGAACGAGATAGAACTGATATACGGAGATGACTGGGAGGAAGAGTTACAGGCAGAAATAAAACGAGAACAAG ACATGCACAGGCGTCTGCAGCAGATCCAGTCATCTATAGATGATCAAACTCATGAAATCAGCGAACTCCAAACCCGCTCTGCACATCAAGAGCAGGACTTGCAACACAGATCCCAGAGACAGAATCTACCGGCAGAGACTCAGCAGGCAGATGAAGCCCTGAGGTCCCTGACGCAAGAGCTCCACAAACGGCTGCAGATGGGAGACCAGCTGGATGCAGCGTTATCAGAGACGCAGTGGAGGCTGCAGACTGCAGAGGAAAGGGTAAAG GAGAGACTGGAGAGGATTGGGATGCTGAATAAGGAGCTGAGACAATGCAAACTGCAGCAGTTCATTCAGCAGACCGGCGGGACTCTACAAGCTGACCAGACAAAGTCACTGTCCATCTACGATGTTTAG
- the LOC121649510 gene encoding up-regulator of cell proliferation-like: MQSQSLLFPDFRFSSERRNPTMAARNEQVSEALLATLKRLGLKRFYPNKLTLRSLLEINKDNVCDRTVSSLEDIPWCFLRNLLKINAECRTCTQLPSKEDDNDLFDLDLYTADNNDNNINVLDLIVALFLCADSYLQQEMALKMSLCQFSVPLLLPSGGSSQCSLMLWSLRDIVKDWRPSDLSESRGFVEDSIVQASMPFYSFVRLKNCSLSKSKLLNHVLSHGQQNQNVFIHRDTEGGSPQREIANGLVEVCWYLPCGRENLDIFPEPVAFANLRGDICESLAQFSFLIQVSTATFVLLDRVEEQERKILTSLNDMKSKLFFIFNHKDESAREDMMSVKTTLESLHLPKSNVLTKDKRVNVAAFSKKLSAAIKTSLTDSSSRMSIENMVEQAEGLGLSVDESISNEQKKVAGQMMKGIGVRTIPDYKKQQLSLQGQNWKRLSQLEKEECRFINVGDSGLEEYKSKLQEEKQKIKQELSGKKMSKAMKIFTDNISTSETDKRDFFLKWLKLKLDTHSRLKLSTLRNQFKEQCKNEDAKRVAELDQALLESSLGIEHYMREMGLIYEFLQSKNSSDEISCLPGLAAEMLLDGHPLELLDGDASNIPEQWVSDVLMELHKKVAGKSRLLVLTVLGVQSTGKSTLLNTMFGVQFPVSSGRCTRGAYMVFLRVGEELKSELSYDFIVLIDTEGLKSPHLAQQVDSYEHDNQLATFVIGLSDVTIINIAMENSTEMKDVLQIATHAFLRMKEIGKKPQCHFVHQSVGGVSAHSKNMVERRHLLDQLNEMTQIAAEMERQPAFKTFTDVLDYDIDKNNWYIPGLWHGTPPMAPVNTGYSDAVADFKNNLLATAKGETRPDISQIPDLLEWMRSLWRAVKFENFIFSFRNTLVANAYDNLCKEFNQWEWDFRRAILSWLSEAEVEIRNADYDCEQKSNDLVDSKKSELAKKIEEQQMKMQQNLRDYYKRKNAHVHLIEKYKMDFFNNIRSLAAEIKYSMSRKLDNVFTVQQSLKEVQQAQRKYRAMIEEQVMKLLRESKEHKLSDKQLTDEFEKMWVKATEDKQGLQEQDITENIMSLLRKSFGNRKFNEELQENPELEKMGMDPFKATSKHVKHRFTVNMFSKRAIKRDLQAAADNAIESCKQYVHEIMNLNTDYFEFYTKELLDKIDAILQKNSKDCKISFEVDLKLHICGFARRKFIEMHKRFLAENTPVTQMERKKDQYLSCFLDLYKERLIDQKAQSQQKAKDFVGVCIKPAVKNFVNRSQGIDIVDEILKDRASVEYSSRSFFQYNIQKELLQKEDFDSFEKYISNYEMYAKNWIFEHILQRLSEGKTLSKLKNRSLQNILNKIREAIKMASKGKDGVLLPDNTESITKLIGNMREHLVKDISLSDEDVQTTLFQIQATCHPFIDGLLTSLNRLQEQLEKQFSCSEDVSETLYKLSIKPQDELFRRVIGCGKQCPFCKIPCEAGGQEHQQHRATVHRPQGLGRFRYDASRKLLETLCTTDVQTNRKFRNADTKGEYHPYKDYTKFYPDWHIPPDPTIEASDYWKYILVKYNDRFAEKFKSEPADVPQAWKNITKEQAMKGLKDAFNIK; this comes from the exons ATGCAGTCTCAGAGTCTCCTGTTTCCAGATTTCAG GTTTTCAAGTGAGAGGAGAAATCCGACCATGGCAGCAAGAAATGAACAAGTCTCTGAAG CTCTGTTGGCCACTCTGAAGAGACTTGGACTGAAGAGGTTTTATCCCAACAAGCTGACTCTTCGTTCTCTCTTGGAGATCAACAAGGACAATGTATGTGACAGAACTGTTTCATCTCTGGAGGACATACCATGGTGTTTTCTCAGAAATCTTTTAAAGATCAATGCTGAATGCAGAACCTGTACACAGTTACCTTCTAAGGAGGATGACAATGATCTCTTTGATTTAGACCTTTACACTGCAGATAACAATGACAATAACATCAATGTTCTTGATCTCATAGTAGCACTCTTCCTTTGTGCTGACAGTTACTTGCAACAAGAAATGGCCCTCAAAATGTCTTTATGTCAGTTTTCTGTTCCACTGTTGCTTCCCTCTGGCGGCAGCAGCCAGTGTAGTCTAATGCTTTGGAGTCTGAGAGACATCGTCAAAGACTGGCGTCCGTCTGATCTGTCTGAATCCAGAGGTTTTGTTGAAGACAGCATTGTGCAAGCAAGCATGCCATTCTATTCCTTTGTGAGACTGAAAAACTGCAGCTTATCAAAATCAAAGTTGCTGAATCATGTTCTGAGCCATGGCCAACAGAACCAAAATGTCTTCATACACAGAGATACAGAAGGAGGATCACCTCAGAGGGAAATAGCTAATGGACTGGTAGAGGTTTGCTGGTACCTTCCTTGTGGGAGAGAAAATCTTGATATATTCCCAGAGCCAGTTGCATTTGCCAATTTAAGAGGAGACATTTGTGAATCACTTGCACAGTTCAGCTTTCTAATTCAAGTGTCAACTGCCACTTTTGTTCTCCTGGACAGAGTTGAAGAACAAGAGCGGAAGATTCTGACATCTCTAAATGACATGAAATCAAaactctttttcatttttaatcacaaagATGAAAGTGCTAGAGAGGACATGATGTCTGTCAAGACAACACTTGAAAGCTTACATTTACCAAAAAGCAATGTACTAACCAAAGACAAGAGAGTAAATGTTGCAGCATTTTCAAAGAAACTCTCTGCAGCCATCAAGACCTCACTGACAGATTCATCTAGCAGGATGAGCATTGAAAACATGGTTGAACAAGCTGAGGGACTTGGTCTGTCTGTGGATGAAAGTATCAGTAATGAACAAAAGAAGGTAGCTGGGCAGATGATGAAAGGAATTGGGGTCCGAACTATCCCAGACTACAAGAAGCAACAACTGTCTCTGCAGGGACAAAACTGGAAGAGGTTGTCACAATTAGAAAAGGAGGAGTGTAGATTTATTAATGTTGGTGACTCAGGACTAGAAGAATATAAATCTAAGctacaagaagaaaaacaaaaaatcaaacagGAACTAAGTGgcaaaaaaatgtcaaaagcaATGAAGATTTTTACTGACAACATTTCTACCAGTGAGACGGACAAAAGAGATTTTTTCCTCAAGTGGCTGAAACTCAAGCTCGATACACACTCACGACTCAAACTGTCTACACTGCGAAACCAGTTCAAAGAGCAGTGCAAGAACGAAGATGCAAAGCGTGTTGCCGAGTTAGATCAAGCTTTGCTGGAGAGCTCTTTGGGAATAGAACATTACATGAGAGAGATGGGACTGATCTACGAGTTCTTGCAGTCAAAAAACTCCTCTGATGAAATATCTTGTCTCCCTGGTTTAGCAGCTGAAATGCTGTTAGATGGACATCCTTTAGAGCTCCTGGATGGAGATGCTTCCAACATCCCAGAGCAATGGGTGTCAGATGTGCTGATGGAGCTTCACAAGAAGGTTGCAGGGAAAAGCAGATTGTTGGTTTTGACAGTGCTTGGTGTTCAAAGCACTGGGAAGTCAACACTGCTCAACACCATGTTTGGTGTGCAGTTTCCCGTCAGCAGTGGAAGATGTACAAGAGGAGCCTACATGGTCTTCCTCAGAGTTGGAGAGGAGCTCAAAAGTGAACTGAGTTATGATTTCATAGTTCTCATTGATACAGAGGGTCTAAAATCTCCTCATTTGGCACAACAGGTTGACAGTTATGAGCATGACAACCAGCTGGCAACCTTTGTTATTGGTTTAAGCGATGTCACCATTATCAACATTGCCATGGAGAACTCCACAGAAATGAAAGATGTCCTGCAAATTGCAACTCATGCATTTTTGAGAATGAAGGAAATAGGAAAAAAGCCACAATGTCATTTTGTACATCAAAGTGTTGGTGGAGTTTCAGCTCATTCCAAGAACATGGTAGAAAGGAGACACCTTTTAGACCAACTCAATGAAATGACTCAAATTGCTGCTGAAATGGAAAGGCAGCctgcttttaaaacattcaCAGATGTTCTGGACTATGACATAGATAAAAACAACTGGTACATTCCAGGACTCTGGCATGGAACCCCACCGATGGCGCCAGTGAACACCGGGTACAGTGACGCTGTTGCAGACTTCAAAAACAATCTTCTGGCAACAGCGAAAGGAGAAACAAGGCCTGATATTTCACAGATCCCAGACCTTCTTGAATGGATGCGAAGCCTCTGGAGAGCAGTGAAATTTGAAAACTTCATTTTCAGTTTCAGAAACACTCTTGTGGCCAATGCCTACGACAACTTGTGCAAAGAGTTCAATCAATGGGAATGGGATTTCAGAAGAGCCATTCTCTCCTGGCTGTCAGAGGCAGAAGTGGAAATCCGCAATGCCGACTATGATTGTGAGCAAAAATCAAATGATCTGGTTGATTCAAAAAAGTCTGAGCTTGCAAAGAAAATTGAGGAACAACAGATGAAAATGCAGCAGAATCTTCGGGACTATTACAAACGGAAAAACGCACATGTGCATTTGATAGAGAAATATAAAATGGACTTCTTCAACAATATCAGAAGTCTTgcagcagaaataaaatattcaatgAGTAGAAAGTTGGACAATGTCTTTACAGTACAACAAAGTTTAAAAGAGGTTCAGCAAGCTCAGAGGAAATACAGAGCAATGATTGAAGAGCAGGTGATGAAACTCTTGAGAGAAAGCAAAGAGCACAAACTGTCTGACAAACAGCTGACAGACGAGTTTGAAAAGATGTGGGTCAAAGCCACCGAAGATAAGCAGGGCCTGCAGGAACAAGatataacagaaaacatcatgaGCCTGTTGAGAAAAAGTTTTGGAAATCGGAAATTTAATGAAGAATTACAGGAAAATCCAGAACTAGAGAAAATGGGCATGGATCCATTCAAGGCAACATCAAAGCACGTAAAACATAGATTTACAGTTAATATGTTTTCAAAAAGAGCCATCAAAAGAGACTTACAAGCAGCAGCCGATAATGCCATTGAGTCCTGCAAACAATATGTACATGAAATCATGAACTTAAACACAGATTACTTTGAGTTTTACACAAAGGAACTTCTGGACAAAATTGATGCCATCCTtcaaaaaaacagcaaagactgCAAAATCAGCTTTGAAGTTGACCTCAAGCTTCATATTTGTGGCTTTGCCAGAAGGAAATTCATTGAAATGCACAAAAGATTTCTGGCAGAAAACACCCCTGTCACTCAGATGGAGAGGAAAAAGGATCAGTACTTGTCATGTTTCCTTGATCTATATAAAGAGAGATTAATAGACCAGAAAGCTCAAAGCCAACAGAAGGCAAAGGACTTTGTTGGGGTTTGTATCAAACCTGCTGTTAAAAACTTCGTTAACAGATCTCAGGGAATAGACATCGTGGATGAGATTTTAAAAGATCGCGCTTCAGTGGAGTACAGTTCACGTTCCTTTTTCCAGTACAACATTCAGAAAGAGTTGTTACAAAAAGAAGACTTTGACAGTTTTGAAAAGTACATCTCTAACTATGAAATGTATGCTAAAAACTGGATATTTGAGCACATCCTTCAAAGACTGTCTGAGGGAAAAACACTGTCCAAACTCAAGAACAGGAGTCTGCAGAATATACTGAACAAAATCAGAGAAGCAATCAAAATGGCCTCAAAAGGCAAGGATGGTGTTCTACTTCCAGATAACACCGAAAGCATCACGAAGCTCATCGGCAACATGCGTGAACATCTGGTTAAAGACATCTCATTGTCAGATGAGGATGTACAAACTACCCTGTTTCAAATACAAGCAACCTGCCATCCATTTATTGACGGCCTCTTGACATCTCTAAATAGGCTGCAGGAGCAACTTGAGAAGCAGTTCTCCTGCTCTGAAGATGTCTCTGAAACACTGTACAAACTTTCAATCAAACCACAGGATGAGCTTTTCAGGAGGGTGATTGGTTGTGGCAAACAGTGTCCATTCTGTAAAATTCCCTGTGAAGCTGGAGGCCAAGAACACCAGCAACACCGAGCCACTGTGCATAGACCGCAGGGTCTTGGTAGATTCCGCTATGATGCCAGTAGAAAACTGCTTGAAACACTGTGTACAACTGATGTGCAGACTAATCGTAAATTCAGAAATGCAGACACTAAAGGAGAATATCATCCTTACAAAGACTACACCAAGTTTTATCCAGACTGGCACATTCCTCCAGACCCCACCATCGAGGCTTCTGACTACTGGAAGTACATTCTGGTAAAATATAATGACAGATTTGCTGAAAAATTTAAATCCGAGCCAGCTGATGTTCCACAGGCCTGGAAGAACATCACAAAGGAGCAAGCAATGAAAGGCCTCAAAGATGCTTTCAACATAAAGTGA